Within the Mycobacterium gordonae genome, the region CTACGACCGCGAGATTCTGGACCGAGCCGCCTGGGGTCCGACGAAATCGCGCCTACTGGCCGAGTACTGGGTGCACGAAGCCGCGCTGATGGCCATTGACGACTGGCCGTTGCTGCGCTGGCGGATGCGCCAGTACCGGCACGGTCGCTGGGGCACCCACATCGTCAAGGCCAATCCGCAACTGGCCGACGACATCGTCGCCGCCGTCGGCGATCTCGGACCCAGCACTGCCGGGCAGATCGAGGCACACCTGGAGGCCGCACCCCGCAGGGCGAAAGGCGCCTGGTGGAACCGCAGCGATACGAAGTGGGTGTGTGAGGCGCTGTTCGCCTCCGGTGTGCTCACCACGGCCACCCGGGTGGGGTTTGCAAGGCACTACGACCTGGTGGAACGGGTGCTGCCCGCGGAGGTGCTGACCAGGGACGTCGGTGACGACGAAGCGATCCGGGAATTGACGCAGCGCGCGGCCACCGCCTTGGGGCTGGGCACCGAGTCCGACCTTCGCGACTACTTCCGGCTGTCGGCGCAACAGGTCAAACCGGCCCTCGCCGAACTAGTTTCGGCCGGCGAGATCGAGCGCGTCGAGGTCGACGGCTGGTCGGCTCCCGCCTACCTGCGGTCCGGCCAGACCGTGCCACGTCTTGACCGCGGCACGGCGCTGCTGTGCCCCTTCGACCCGCTGATCTTCTTCCGTCCCCGGGTCGAGCGGATTTTCGGCTTCCACTACCGCATCGAGATCTACACACCCGCGGCCAAGAGACAGTACGGCTACTACGTCTGGCCGTTCCTGCTGGACGGTGAACTGGTGGCGCGCGTGGACCTCAAGGCCGATCGTGCCGCGGACATACTGCAGGTGGTGGGCGCGTTCGCCGAGCCAGACCGGCCGCGGGCCCGGGTCGCCGCCGCCCTGGCCGGCGAACTACGTTCGATGGCAACGTGGTTGGGCCTAGCCGGAGTCAGTGTGTCGAGCCGGGGCGACCTGGCCGACGAATTGCGGCGCAGCTGCAGACGGGCGGGCTGGTGAGCGGGCTGGTGACGGAAACGGTCGTGCTGGGCGACCACCTGGACTTCGCCGCGGGTAGCACTCCGCCGAGCCGAGCGAGCGGGGGACGTCGTCCCGTCTACGGCGCCAACGGGGTCATCGGCTACACCACGCAGCGCAACGCCCGCGGGCCGCTCATCGTGATCGGCCGGGTCGGTTCTCACTGCGGCAGTGTGCATTACTGCGAGGGCGACGTATGGGTCACGGACAATGCACTGATCGGGCGGGCCCGGAACCCTGATGAAACCCGGTACTGGTTCTACGCCCTCAAGAGTTGCGGGCTCAACCGTTTTCGCTCCGGATCAGGTCAACCGTCGCTCAGTCAGAGCACCCTGCGCAGCGTGCCGTTCAACGCCGTATCCGCCTCGCGGCGGCGACCGATCGGCGCGCTCCTCGGTGCATTCGACGACAAGCTCGCCGCCAACGCCCGCGTCATCGCGGTCGCCGAAGCCCTCATGACGGCCCTTGTCGAGCAGGTGGATCACGACACCGCGCTGTCGGATCTGGCCGAGCGGTCGACGGCGTCCATCGATCCGCGGGGGGTTCAAGGCGCTGTCGCCCATTACAGTCTCCCGGCATTCGATGCGGGTACGCGGCCCGCGCTGGTCGATGCCCTGGCGATCAAGAGCACCAAGTTTCTGTTGACCGAGCCGTGCGTCTTGTTCTCGCGGATGAATCCGAGAATCCCGCGGATCTGGAACGTCGCATGTCTTCCCGCCGAAACAGCCTTGGCGAGCACCGAATTCGTGGTGCTGCGGCCGATCGGCGTGCACACGTCGGTGTTGTGGGCGGCGTTGCGACAGCGGCGGATCCTGGCCACGCTGCAACAGATGGCCGAGGGTGTGACGGGTAGCCGCCAGCGGATCCGGCCGCACGAATTGCTCGGTGCTGCGGTGCGGGACGTACGAAGGTTGAACGCCGAATCTGCGAAAGCTGTTGCGGCACTAAGTGAACGGTGCGAGCGACTCCGATCCGAATCGGAGAAGCTGGCGGCGATGCGTGACGCGCTGCTATCGGTGGTGATATCCGGCGGTGGGTCTGCGGCCGTGGGCGAGCCGGCCAAGGCGGTCGCGGCGCCGGCAAGACACATCGATTCGCCTTGGTGTCACGATTGACCGAAGCCGTCCACCCAGTCCCTTGGTGTAAGGGCTGATTGTGCTCTCACCGGCCGGGGCCGACCAGCCCGCCCACGGCGATGGGTGGCACGGCGAGCGCGGGGAGGTTGATCGCGCCCAGATTGATGGGTTGGTCAGGATGTCGGCCAGCTGCACGGCCGGCCCGTTGAGGGCGAGGTTGAAAGCGTCGACCGAGATGGGCGGCAGGCTCAACGCGCCTGCCGGCGGTAACAACACGGGCACCGGCGATGGCGGGGCCGGCGGCAACGCTGGGGTTGGCGGCAAGGGCGGCAACGGCGGCACCGGCGGAGTGGGCAGCAACGGCGGCAACGGTCAGGGCGGCCCCGGCGGCGTTGGCAACTCCGGTTTGGCCGGCGGCGCTAACCAGGGGCAGTTGGGCGGCTCCGGCGGCCTGGGCGGCGGCGGGTAATTCGGTTGCCCGTATTCCCTGTGGACTGGCCGGGGTGATGCTGCCCCGGGGACCGGCGCACCAGGTGGCCAGTCTGCACAACGCCGAGGCTTGCCCGACACGGGGCGACGGGTTAGCGCAACCAGAATCGGCTCGGCTGAGTAGTGTTTCACTCCTCGCCAAAGCGACCTCGGCGCGGCTGCCGTGGGCGGTCGAGGTCGAGGAGGCTCACAGCGCACCAGGCTCTTTGGGGCAGGCAAAGGAAGGATGCACGCATGCCGCCGCGGAAGAAGCAGGAGCCGCAAGCACCGTCGACCATCAGGGAGCTCAAGGACACGCTCTGGAAGGCGGCAGACAAGCTGCGTGGGTCCTTGCCGGCCAGTCAGTACAAAGACGTGATTCTGGGTTTGGTGTTCCTGAAATACGTC harbors:
- a CDS encoding winged helix-turn-helix domain-containing protein, with product MPVVRSATLTAAQARRIAVAAQGFSAAKPEVDITRAHLRRLISRIQVLQLDSVSVAVRAHYAPVFSRLGPYDREILDRAAWGPTKSRLLAEYWVHEAALMAIDDWPLLRWRMRQYRHGRWGTHIVKANPQLADDIVAAVGDLGPSTAGQIEAHLEAAPRRAKGAWWNRSDTKWVCEALFASGVLTTATRVGFARHYDLVERVLPAEVLTRDVGDDEAIRELTQRAATALGLGTESDLRDYFRLSAQQVKPALAELVSAGEIERVEVDGWSAPAYLRSGQTVPRLDRGTALLCPFDPLIFFRPRVERIFGFHYRIEIYTPAAKRQYGYYVWPFLLDGELVARVDLKADRAADILQVVGAFAEPDRPRARVAAALAGELRSMATWLGLAGVSVSSRGDLADELRRSCRRAGW
- a CDS encoding restriction endonuclease subunit S gives rise to the protein MTETVVLGDHLDFAAGSTPPSRASGGRRPVYGANGVIGYTTQRNARGPLIVIGRVGSHCGSVHYCEGDVWVTDNALIGRARNPDETRYWFYALKSCGLNRFRSGSGQPSLSQSTLRSVPFNAVSASRRRPIGALLGAFDDKLAANARVIAVAEALMTALVEQVDHDTALSDLAERSTASIDPRGVQGAVAHYSLPAFDAGTRPALVDALAIKSTKFLLTEPCVLFSRMNPRIPRIWNVACLPAETALASTEFVVLRPIGVHTSVLWAALRQRRILATLQQMAEGVTGSRQRIRPHELLGAAVRDVRRLNAESAKAVAALSERCERLRSESEKLAAMRDALLSVVISGGGSAAVGEPAKAVAAPARHIDSPWCHD